One stretch of Streptomyces sp. NBC_01142 DNA includes these proteins:
- a CDS encoding AAA family ATPase: MYSLRQRDNRRSLTERLLLYMLPGLAVAIGALLGLLTSDHVSPVLVVLTALVMVCGFAVPPAVDALSDRVSRRAQHQQLLAHRSDTAAAQRAEQLRSHFHPRGRGILPSLVREGSYFMGRLRVLRELVDWINGAGLDVAWSRVVTGAPGSGKSAVLGRLVSLADAGQPNEVLATAPAGTRPPIGSISMAVHVRGRTADEVAAEISQALTIDEGTCSGLLAHLREDFEHRPTVVVVDGVDEAADAHRLIVDLLEPLAAASERTGIRLLVGTRRGGEDHLLRLFGASALVLDLDEEQYLDRRDVAEYVCSTLLADPDPQVRTPYRARPALAEKVAAAVAARAGSSFLVAQLTALSLMGSDEPVDTGSSGWAETFPTTVGAAMDRYLRDVQPGGPWLRDLLMALAWSQGDGFSDPGTWAAAATMLGTAAYSERDVTRLLLDSAAVDLLHRSTHGDRVAFRLFHEALGEHLRQLSTRQRPAAEVHRRLADILLEKLSSSSLDARDWAHADSYTRTYLPFHAGEGQVLDQLLDDAGFLAAVDPARLLTALPTARTGSGRRVARIIQRVGQQLLVSPEDERICYLEMAAHMAGDVRLAGELAATAPDRPWSVLWARWDALIESRMLGHHDDYVLAVETVETARGIVVLSASAWGIQAWRLADGEPMVTGVREPDSPILDMATFQQGDGIAIVTLHEDGHLLRTTPDAADPQRILAEDRAPNGVWSIDVAGQSVVATVSRDHVVEVLSVRDGHVLDLPPVVIGREDQVLVVDNVGGRCLAVVSGNSGDITTWDLTTGRPLSEPLHPGVHVPGWRSDTPFWAASLAERQDGPVFLLGAAAGQVIAWDPVRGEIVGDPHHGDAGVFTTLITGHDNDLWCWGDWNGNLFIRGAAQEEVRQLAVHDGGVQSLAHCELNGARLLISGGRDGAVRAWNIQAARPVVSVGDHHSVVTGTNSTRQSCIASIKADGSLVIFEADGGDVLAELRRSAEEGFRSAAVVPGDPRSFVTLDRQRHITLRVFPDGQPSYDFQLASDEEWRSIAVINRERPLLLVTATSGRLGFFDLATCDAVRPPLACHTGSFAVAPLPEQPDEAHRFITWDWECFQARLWTVTNDETRHRDLPVLRMEDGVTAVSFSHIGDIPVAVGVGGDSRLHIWNTEDGSLMIDAQLEQAHHMQLADVDTTQIDRQSLILSGGHTCSAALWSAESRREHHLRVGSPLRSTRFLPGNRAVVAGPRGIMVLKLGSRLLSRFEHP; the protein is encoded by the coding sequence GTGTACTCACTGCGCCAGCGTGACAACCGACGGTCACTGACCGAGCGCCTTTTGCTTTACATGCTGCCGGGCCTGGCAGTTGCGATTGGGGCCTTGCTGGGGCTCCTCACGTCTGACCACGTCTCCCCTGTCCTGGTGGTCCTCACAGCCCTGGTCATGGTGTGCGGATTTGCGGTACCACCGGCGGTTGATGCGCTTAGCGATCGAGTTTCGAGGCGGGCGCAGCACCAGCAACTGCTGGCTCATAGGTCTGATACCGCGGCTGCGCAGCGGGCGGAGCAGTTGCGCAGTCACTTCCACCCTAGAGGGCGTGGAATTCTGCCTTCGCTCGTGCGCGAGGGCTCATACTTCATGGGTCGGCTTCGAGTGCTGCGTGAGCTGGTGGACTGGATCAACGGCGCCGGTCTGGACGTTGCGTGGTCTCGTGTCGTGACCGGTGCCCCGGGATCCGGTAAGTCAGCGGTTCTCGGAAGGCTGGTGAGTCTGGCCGATGCCGGACAACCCAATGAGGTGCTTGCCACCGCACCAGCCGGGACGCGACCGCCGATCGGCTCCATCAGCATGGCGGTGCACGTACGTGGCCGCACGGCAGACGAAGTGGCCGCCGAGATCTCACAGGCCCTGACGATCGACGAGGGGACGTGCAGCGGTCTCCTCGCACATCTCCGCGAGGATTTCGAGCATCGACCAACTGTGGTCGTCGTCGATGGGGTGGATGAGGCTGCCGACGCCCATCGGCTCATCGTTGACCTACTCGAGCCGCTGGCGGCGGCGTCGGAGCGGACGGGCATCCGTCTGCTCGTCGGCACGCGCCGAGGTGGCGAGGACCATCTGCTGCGGCTGTTCGGAGCTTCGGCGCTCGTACTCGATCTGGACGAGGAACAGTATCTGGATCGACGCGATGTTGCTGAGTACGTCTGTAGCACATTGCTGGCCGATCCGGACCCGCAGGTCCGCACTCCCTACCGTGCCCGCCCTGCACTCGCGGAAAAGGTCGCTGCGGCCGTAGCAGCTCGTGCCGGCTCCAGTTTTCTCGTGGCACAGCTCACGGCGCTGTCCCTGATGGGATCTGACGAACCCGTGGATACAGGGAGCTCTGGGTGGGCGGAGACGTTTCCCACCACAGTGGGTGCCGCCATGGACCGATACCTTCGTGACGTTCAGCCGGGTGGGCCATGGTTACGCGATCTGCTGATGGCTCTGGCCTGGTCCCAGGGCGATGGCTTCAGCGACCCAGGAACCTGGGCGGCCGCGGCCACCATGCTGGGAACGGCCGCTTACTCCGAACGCGATGTCACCCGGCTGCTCCTGGACAGCGCTGCGGTGGACCTGCTCCACCGCAGCACCCACGGAGACCGTGTCGCCTTCCGGCTCTTCCACGAAGCGCTGGGCGAGCATCTGCGTCAGCTGAGCACTCGTCAGCGTCCGGCAGCCGAGGTCCACCGCCGTCTCGCGGACATCCTCCTCGAGAAACTGTCATCGTCTTCCCTTGACGCGCGGGACTGGGCGCACGCCGACAGCTACACGCGTACCTATCTGCCTTTCCATGCGGGCGAGGGCCAGGTGCTGGACCAGCTTCTCGATGACGCGGGCTTTTTGGCTGCCGTGGATCCGGCTCGCCTGCTGACGGCACTCCCCACCGCTCGCACCGGGTCGGGCCGGCGAGTGGCTCGCATCATTCAACGAGTCGGCCAGCAGCTGCTTGTGTCACCGGAGGACGAGCGCATCTGCTACCTCGAGATGGCTGCCCACATGGCCGGCGACGTGCGCCTGGCGGGCGAACTGGCAGCTACAGCTCCCGATCGTCCCTGGTCGGTGCTCTGGGCTCGCTGGGACGCTCTCATTGAGAGCCGCATGCTCGGTCACCATGACGACTACGTCCTTGCTGTCGAGACCGTTGAGACAGCGAGGGGAATCGTGGTGCTCTCGGCGAGCGCATGGGGCATCCAGGCATGGCGCCTCGCCGATGGAGAACCCATGGTGACCGGCGTACGGGAGCCGGATTCACCCATCCTCGACATGGCTACCTTCCAGCAGGGTGACGGCATCGCCATCGTGACCCTTCACGAGGATGGGCATTTGCTGCGCACGACGCCGGACGCGGCCGATCCGCAGAGGATTCTCGCGGAAGATCGTGCGCCAAACGGTGTCTGGTCGATAGACGTCGCAGGTCAATCCGTAGTGGCTACGGTCAGCCGAGATCACGTAGTCGAGGTCTTGTCCGTGAGGGACGGTCATGTGCTGGATCTGCCGCCCGTCGTGATCGGTCGAGAAGACCAAGTTCTCGTGGTGGACAACGTAGGCGGGCGGTGCCTTGCCGTGGTGAGCGGCAACAGTGGTGACATTACGACGTGGGACCTCACCACCGGTCGTCCGCTCAGTGAACCGCTGCATCCCGGAGTACACGTGCCGGGCTGGCGGAGTGACACGCCCTTCTGGGCGGCATCGCTCGCTGAGCGCCAGGACGGGCCTGTGTTCCTTCTGGGAGCTGCGGCAGGCCAGGTGATCGCTTGGGACCCAGTCCGTGGAGAGATTGTCGGGGACCCGCATCATGGTGACGCGGGAGTATTCACCACCCTCATCACGGGCCACGACAACGATCTGTGGTGTTGGGGCGATTGGAACGGCAACCTGTTCATACGTGGCGCCGCCCAAGAGGAGGTACGGCAACTGGCCGTTCATGACGGCGGGGTGCAATCGCTGGCACACTGCGAACTGAACGGTGCCCGCCTGCTTATCTCGGGAGGACGTGACGGCGCCGTACGTGCCTGGAACATCCAAGCAGCCCGCCCGGTGGTCTCTGTCGGCGACCACCACAGCGTCGTCACGGGAACCAATTCCACCCGACAGAGCTGCATCGCGTCCATCAAGGCCGACGGCTCTCTCGTGATCTTCGAGGCGGACGGCGGTGACGTCCTCGCCGAACTGAGGCGATCGGCCGAGGAAGGCTTCCGTAGCGCAGCCGTGGTGCCGGGCGACCCGCGGTCCTTCGTCACGCTGGATAGGCAGAGGCACATCACGCTACGGGTCTTCCCGGACGGCCAACCGTCATACGACTTCCAGTTGGCCTCGGACGAGGAGTGGAGGTCCATCGCTGTCATCAACAGGGAGCGGCCACTACTCCTCGTCACTGCGACAAGTGGGCGACTGGGTTTCTTCGACCTCGCCACTTGTGATGCTGTTCGGCCACCGCTGGCCTGCCACACCGGCAGCTTCGCGGTGGCTCCGCTCCCAGAGCAACCGGACGAAGCACACCGGTTCATCACATGGGACTGGGAATGCTTCCAGGCCCGGCTGTGGACCGTGACGAACGACGAGACGCGGCATCGCGACCTACCAGTCCTCAGAATGGAGGACGGCGTCACGGCTGTCTCCTTCAGCCACATAGGTGACATCCCGGTCGCCGTCGGAGTCGGCGGCGACTCTCGTCTGCACATCTGGAACACCGAAGACGGCTCCCTGATGATCGATGCCCAACTCGAGCAGGCCCATCACATGCAATTGGCCGACGTGGACACCACCCAGATCGACAGACAGTCGCTCATCCTCTCCGGCGGACACACCTGCTCCGCTGCCCTGTGGTCCGCGGAAAGTCGACGAGAGCACCATCTACGGGTCGGATCACCGTTGCGGAGCACCAGGTTCCTTCCCGGCAACCGAGCCGTCGTGGCCGGGCCACGCGGCATCATGGTTCTCAAACTGGGCTCCCGCCTGCTCAGTCGATTCGAGCACCCCTGA
- a CDS encoding restriction endonuclease, with the protein MSRRSTGFVGVWAEMQRQQQRQLEAEARQRRQEAQQARAYQRRAAQSHREYRQAEALRRTEELDAQVASLQALLASGCQAPAFKAASLMRHEEVQPFAPGPLAQPVPMPDFNQYQTQSGWTASRRAQAQAEAQARFERDWQAAQAAEAHRQQQLASYQREYQQWADAQLAEVRAHNAGVVAISEGVRRRDPDSVVEYFSAALYASTAWPEGFPRQVAAAYDPAARQLVLDWELPAYSIVPEVKSVRYMSGVDQDKETPRPAGQRRALYREVLAQCMLLVLHELFAADELGALESVALNGFVDGHDPTTGRPGHIFLATVMASRSSFRDLHLAQVDAGSCLADALRGQVSARPDQLTPVRPSRRPQDVGNRVVAHGSDEEPDLYDMDPVAFENLVADLFRAMGMQAVTTQRSNDGGVDVDALDPAPIRGGKIVVQVKRYRNTVPPTAVRDLYGTVQDAGANKGVLVTTSGFGPGSHTFANGKPLELISGTELVDLLHRHGLRGRLGEGNRQAAVQPTPSGPDTRLPDDYNVLGMSWSGSVALDVCALVCSGNRVLSDEHFVFYNNPQTPDGSVRALPAAAPDKAAICISFDGLPEESDRFVLVAAIDPEVNPDADLSGFTDACIRLLDPGMAELGRLEVSDGRPRETALVLGSFRRRPNGDWDFVLGGKGYTGGLEELVENYGIDVE; encoded by the coding sequence ATGAGTCGTCGCTCTACTGGTTTTGTCGGCGTGTGGGCCGAGATGCAACGGCAACAGCAACGCCAACTGGAAGCCGAAGCCAGACAGCGGAGACAAGAAGCTCAGCAAGCGCGGGCCTATCAGCGACGAGCTGCCCAGAGCCACCGCGAGTACAGGCAGGCAGAGGCGCTACGGCGCACGGAGGAACTGGACGCACAAGTTGCGTCACTGCAAGCTCTTCTCGCATCGGGTTGTCAAGCCCCGGCTTTCAAGGCCGCCTCACTCATGCGCCATGAGGAGGTCCAGCCCTTCGCCCCGGGACCGTTGGCACAGCCCGTGCCCATGCCGGATTTCAATCAGTACCAAACGCAGAGCGGTTGGACCGCGAGTCGCCGGGCTCAGGCGCAGGCCGAAGCACAGGCGCGCTTCGAGCGGGACTGGCAGGCTGCCCAGGCCGCGGAGGCTCACCGACAGCAACAGCTGGCGTCGTACCAGCGGGAGTACCAGCAGTGGGCCGATGCTCAGTTGGCTGAGGTACGTGCGCACAACGCCGGCGTCGTCGCAATATCCGAAGGCGTAAGGCGCCGGGATCCCGATTCCGTGGTCGAGTACTTCTCCGCCGCTCTCTACGCCTCAACGGCGTGGCCTGAAGGTTTCCCGCGTCAGGTTGCAGCAGCCTACGACCCGGCAGCCCGGCAGTTGGTTCTGGATTGGGAGTTGCCCGCCTACAGCATCGTCCCTGAGGTCAAGTCCGTTCGGTACATGTCCGGGGTCGATCAGGACAAGGAGACCCCCCGTCCGGCAGGCCAGCGTCGAGCTTTGTACAGGGAGGTACTCGCGCAGTGCATGCTGCTTGTATTGCACGAGCTCTTCGCAGCAGATGAGCTGGGTGCGCTTGAGTCGGTGGCCTTGAACGGGTTCGTCGATGGACACGACCCTACGACGGGCCGACCGGGCCATATCTTCCTCGCAACTGTCATGGCCTCGCGCTCTTCGTTCCGTGACTTGCACCTGGCGCAGGTGGACGCAGGTAGTTGCCTGGCTGACGCTCTGCGAGGACAGGTCTCAGCCAGGCCGGACCAACTCACGCCAGTACGGCCGAGTCGGCGGCCGCAAGACGTAGGGAACCGCGTTGTCGCCCACGGCAGCGATGAGGAACCGGATCTGTACGACATGGATCCGGTCGCATTCGAGAATCTTGTCGCCGATCTCTTCCGGGCCATGGGGATGCAGGCGGTGACGACCCAACGCTCAAACGACGGCGGTGTGGACGTCGACGCCCTGGATCCGGCACCGATCCGAGGCGGCAAGATCGTCGTGCAGGTGAAGCGCTACCGCAACACGGTGCCTCCCACTGCCGTGCGTGACTTGTACGGGACTGTGCAGGACGCTGGCGCCAACAAGGGTGTCCTCGTGACAACGTCAGGGTTCGGCCCTGGCTCACACACCTTCGCCAACGGCAAGCCGCTGGAACTTATCTCAGGCACTGAGCTCGTCGACCTGCTACATCGTCATGGGCTGCGTGGGCGACTGGGCGAGGGTAATCGTCAAGCCGCTGTGCAGCCGACACCGTCGGGTCCGGACACTCGTTTGCCTGACGACTACAACGTCCTGGGCATGTCGTGGTCGGGAAGCGTCGCCTTGGACGTGTGTGCTCTCGTCTGCAGTGGCAACCGCGTCCTCAGCGACGAGCACTTCGTCTTCTACAACAACCCGCAGACCCCGGACGGCTCAGTGCGGGCTCTTCCCGCCGCTGCGCCGGACAAGGCCGCGATCTGCATCTCCTTCGACGGGCTGCCAGAGGAGTCTGATCGGTTCGTACTCGTGGCCGCTATCGACCCAGAGGTCAACCCAGACGCCGACCTCTCCGGCTTCACTGACGCCTGCATCCGGCTGCTCGATCCGGGGATGGCCGAACTGGGACGGCTTGAGGTCTCCGACGGCCGGCCGCGTGAGACCGCCTTGGTACTCGGCTCTTTCCGCCGAAGGCCCAACGGGGACTGGGACTTCGTCCTCGGTGGCAAGGGCTACACGGGCGGCCTGGAGGAACTCGTTGAGAATTACGGCATCGACGTGGAGTAG
- a CDS encoding helix-turn-helix transcriptional regulator — protein sequence MPLAEGEHTGTRIAYHRKRAGLTQRGLAQKIPYSYSLLTQVESGHKPASPDLVATVAKVLRIDVTSLTGQPYVTELQQDRLSELVRPIREALDLYDLGPDPAIEPRPTPQLVAAAENLCRLVRATKLHDAALELPEVIAEITTAAYRSPASELWAALSSTYRTAHDVAVKLGYYDLSTVALDRMDWAASRASDPLLAAVRQYMRALVYFREGEYTIGKRLIAAGQNTLGQAQSSRESFAVAGQLHLGASIIAARAHDHGAVTAHLAEARAYASRVSEASDVLWLSFGPTNVRVHAVSAHIEMGAFGEALRQAEEVRIPDDWAVSRASHFYLDRARVQMEAGRTEASLKSLIKARRLAPQQTRYHPGARETIRGLVHLSRRTPDTLDHLAAWVGL from the coding sequence ATGCCTCTCGCCGAGGGTGAGCACACAGGCACCCGAATCGCGTACCACCGCAAGCGGGCCGGGCTGACGCAGCGCGGACTGGCTCAGAAGATCCCGTACTCGTACAGCCTCCTCACTCAGGTCGAGAGTGGCCACAAGCCTGCGAGTCCTGACCTCGTCGCCACGGTGGCCAAGGTGCTGCGCATCGACGTCACGTCGCTGACCGGTCAGCCCTATGTGACCGAACTTCAGCAAGATCGTCTGTCAGAACTGGTACGGCCCATCCGGGAAGCATTGGATCTCTACGACCTGGGACCGGATCCCGCAATCGAGCCACGTCCTACACCGCAGCTCGTGGCGGCAGCCGAAAACCTGTGCCGGCTAGTGCGGGCAACGAAGCTCCATGACGCTGCGCTCGAACTTCCCGAGGTCATCGCGGAGATCACCACTGCCGCCTACCGCTCGCCCGCTTCGGAGCTCTGGGCGGCGCTGTCCAGCACGTATCGCACTGCGCACGATGTGGCGGTGAAACTCGGCTACTACGACTTGTCCACCGTCGCTCTTGATCGGATGGACTGGGCTGCTTCCCGTGCGTCTGATCCCTTGCTGGCGGCGGTCCGGCAGTACATGCGGGCACTGGTGTACTTCCGTGAAGGCGAGTACACCATCGGCAAGCGCCTCATCGCGGCTGGTCAGAACACCTTGGGGCAGGCTCAGTCGTCTCGGGAAAGCTTCGCCGTGGCGGGTCAGCTCCACCTCGGGGCTTCGATCATCGCCGCGCGTGCTCATGACCATGGTGCCGTCACGGCGCATCTGGCAGAGGCTCGCGCGTACGCCTCCCGTGTAAGTGAAGCATCGGATGTGCTGTGGCTGTCGTTCGGTCCGACCAACGTGAGAGTTCACGCGGTATCGGCCCATATCGAGATGGGCGCGTTCGGCGAAGCACTGCGTCAGGCCGAAGAGGTGCGCATACCTGATGACTGGGCGGTGTCACGGGCTTCGCACTTCTACCTGGACCGGGCTCGCGTGCAGATGGAGGCCGGCCGCACCGAAGCCTCGTTGAAGTCCCTCATCAAGGCACGACGACTGGCTCCCCAGCAGACCCGCTATCACCCGGGAGCTCGGGAGACCATTCGCGGTCTGGTGCATCTGTCTCGACGCACTCCCGACACTCTTGATCACTTGGCAGCCTGGGTCGGGCTGTAG
- a CDS encoding ATP-binding protein, with protein sequence MQAKEPPVVRRWTRHPASVGRARAELQKALANWCLNAIEDAALVVLSELVTNAVRHAHVSPGREIQTRYLREADGVRIEVHDAADERPTLRVPGESGGWGLGLVDELADRWGVDDRDGVGKSVWAVVTAPARNEAQWLG encoded by the coding sequence ATGCAGGCGAAAGAGCCGCCAGTGGTACGGCGTTGGACTCGCCATCCCGCAAGCGTGGGAAGAGCGCGCGCCGAATTGCAGAAAGCGCTGGCCAATTGGTGTCTCAACGCGATCGAAGACGCGGCGCTGGTGGTGCTGTCCGAGCTGGTCACCAATGCGGTGCGGCATGCGCACGTTTCGCCGGGGCGTGAGATCCAGACGCGGTATCTGCGTGAGGCAGATGGCGTGCGCATCGAGGTTCACGACGCGGCTGACGAACGCCCCACGTTGCGCGTGCCGGGAGAGTCCGGCGGATGGGGCCTTGGTCTCGTCGACGAGCTCGCCGACCGCTGGGGCGTCGACGATCGAGATGGGGTCGGCAAGTCGGTCTGGGCCGTGGTGACTGCCCCCGCCAGGAATGAGGCGCAATGGCTCGGGTGA
- a CDS encoding flavoprotein: protein MTANRVLYLLGSAAPPVLNVAGVIEKAQTAGWDVCLGLTPAAARWLEDQVPALEELTGHPVRSRYKLPKDPDVWPPADVAVLAPATFNTINQWALGITEKFVVGFVAEATGKGIPVITMPCVNAAYVQHTQFDRSIATLRAMGVHVLYGEGGFVPNKPGEGRPDAYPWHLALAAAESVVSRRGAP from the coding sequence ATGACTGCGAACCGAGTCCTCTACTTGCTGGGCAGCGCGGCTCCTCCGGTGCTGAATGTCGCTGGTGTCATCGAGAAGGCACAGACGGCGGGGTGGGATGTCTGTCTGGGGCTGACGCCCGCCGCCGCCCGCTGGCTGGAGGATCAGGTGCCTGCGCTGGAGGAGCTGACCGGGCACCCTGTGCGCAGCCGCTACAAGCTGCCTAAGGACCCCGACGTGTGGCCCCCCGCCGATGTGGCCGTGCTGGCCCCTGCGACCTTCAACACCATCAATCAATGGGCATTGGGGATCACAGAGAAGTTCGTGGTCGGATTCGTGGCAGAGGCGACCGGCAAGGGGATCCCCGTGATCACGATGCCGTGTGTGAACGCCGCGTATGTGCAGCACACGCAGTTCGACCGGAGCATTGCGACCCTCCGCGCCATGGGCGTTCACGTGCTCTATGGGGAGGGAGGGTTCGTTCCGAACAAGCCGGGCGAAGGCCGACCGGACGCGTACCCGTGGCACCTCGCGCTGGCCGCCGCAGAGTCGGTCGTCAGCCGACGCGGTGCACCGTGA